The proteins below are encoded in one region of Drosophila santomea strain STO CAGO 1482 chromosome 2R, Prin_Dsan_1.1, whole genome shotgun sequence:
- the LOC120445214 gene encoding protein 60A translates to MSGLRNTSEAVAVLASLGLGLVLLMFVATTPPAVEATQSGIYIDNGKDQTIMHRVLSEDDKLDVSYEILEFLGIAERPTHLSSHQLSLRKSAPKFLLDVYHRITAEEGLSDQDEDDSYERGHRARRSADLEEDEDEHQQKNFITDLDKRAIDESDIIMTFLNKRHHNVDELRHEHGRRLWFDVSNVPNDNYLVMAELRIYQNANEGKWLTANREFTITVYSIGTGTLGQHTMEPLSSVNTTGDYVGWLELNVTEGLHEWLVKSKDNHGIYIGAHAVNRPDREVKLDDIGLIHRKVDDEFQPFMIGFFRGPELIKATAHSSHHRSKRSASHPRKRKKSVSPNNVPLLEPMESTRSCQMQTLYIDFKDLGWHDWIIAPEGYGAFYCSGECNFPLNAHMNATNHAIVQTLVHLLEPKKVPKPCCAPTRLGALPVLYHLNDENVNLKKYRNMIVKSCGCH, encoded by the coding sequence ATGTCGGGCCTGCGAAACACCTCGGAGGCCGTTGCAGTGCTCGCTTCCCTGGGACTCGGACTGGTTCTGCTCATGTTCGTGGCGACCACCCCGCCGGCCGTTGAGGCCACCCAGTCGGGGATTTACATAGACAATGGCAAGGACCAGACGATCATGCACCGGGTGCTGAGCGAGGACGACAAGCTGGACGTCTCCTACGAGATCCTCGAGTTCCTGGGCATCGCCGAGCGGCCGACGCACCTGAGCAGCCACCAGTTGTCGCTGCGGAAGTCGGCCCCCAAGTTCCTGCTGGACGTCTACCACCGTATCACGGCGGAGGAGGGCCTCAGCGATCAGGATGAGGACGACTCCTACGAGCGGGGTCATCGGGCCAGGAGAAGCGCCGACCTcgaggaggatgaggatgagcaCCAGCAGAAGAACTTCATCACCGACCTGGACAAGCGGGCCATCGACGAGAGCGACATCATCATGACCTTCCTAAACAAGCGCCACCACAACGTGGACGAACTGCGTCACGAGCACGGCCGGCGCCTGTGGTTCGACGTCTCCAATGTGCCGAACGACAACTACCTGGTGATGGCCGAGCTGCGCATTTACCAGAACGCCAACGAGGGCAAGTGGCTGACCGCCAACAGGGAGTTCACCATCACCGTCTACTCCATAGGCACCGGCACGCTGGGCCAGCACACCATGGAGCCGCTGTCCTCGGTGAACACCACCGGCGACTACGTGGGCTGGTTGGAGCTTAACGTGACCGAGGGCCTGCACGAGTGGCTGGTCAAGTCGAAGGACAATCATGGCATCTACATAGGAGCACACGCTGTTAACCGACCCGATCGCGAGGTCAAGCTGGATGACATTGGCTTGATCCACCGCAAGGTGGACGACGAGTTCCAGCCCTTCATGATCGGCTTCTTCCGCGGACCGGAGCTGATCAAGGCGACGGCCCACAGCAGCCATCACAGAAGCAAGCGAAGCGCCAGCCATCCTCGCAAGCGCAAGAAGTCGGTGTCGCCCAACAACGTTCCACTGCTGGAACCAATGGAGAGCACGCGCAGCTGCCAGATGCAGACCCTGTACATAGACTTCAAGGATCTGGGCTGGCACGACTGGATCATCGCCCCAGAGGGCTACGGCGCCTTCTACTGCAGCGGCGAGTGCAATTTCCCGCTCAACGCGCACATGAACGCCACGAACCATGCGATCGTCCAGACACTGGTCCACCTGCTGGAGCCCAAGAAGGTGCCCAAGCCCTGCTGCGCTCCGACCAGGCTGGGAGCACTACCCGTTCTGTACCACCTGAACGACGAGAATGTGAACCTGAAAAAGTATAGAAACATGATTGTGAAATCCTGCGGGTGCCATTGA
- the LOC120445213 gene encoding benign gonial cell neoplasm protein codes for MNHIIQDKYIPQQLLYFIAGRRCCQQFPCTFRTSEHEAFANSARSLGLRSQVVHVNGNSCVKVYKQACRHYLEEPKTLVLSSGATLNMFTLLGRKSLMGKEDLELSADLDSHKASASDLPSLHLPLPAIRPPCLRFWTEAQLKFLAAFPGHPLNEEIMQSLYANRVIVFNAVLSWDKSVFLPLIILDDCRNKKSNVKIICIERQAILATYNSQRMANFFGEQLGETVGIQLPYFSAVSSSTFIIFSTAQYFLRSLANQQFRNISHLVVNDVHLHDPYTDILLSEIRMALNSHQNMRVVLLSQMEDPKKFIDFFGEGSQLNMITQPEVGPRVSYLNDLHSCIALAGIHKGPDIYKEVPEAFRSNNPRNEQMDKCLQAYGELGTDAALRPFLYAVNYELAPVNYRHSQNGKTAVHFASELNKANHLRLLLFMGADPYIVDLYQQNAISLAAMNGNHECIDVLNSYSLHGYVVKSAKPDFMDYDLIIDIMYLLRTKPEYSPGNILIILPTYYHIVKLNYMILSHCLTGSLQECSIFLLYDNMRKDYVEALVNGRDDTVKVVLTTEIIESLCLKVPFKYQIDTACRVNNVYDTTSYSGEDRFEWVAKDSFLRRELILHPNKGDAQCFRLINKEAYEELGETSQPSLQTMQLDKVCLAIKLLSPNMLISEYLGLTISPPPLINVHHAVQFLKKIDVLDDAEDVTWLGCRLMDIPVNCQLGRMLIFGILLRCLDPILTIVSSLSTADPLGIPFTEDIDHLWDRFTIYIQNSIKKERAFLSDNQFSDHFIFVRLYKEWQNRMHNRTPPLYLKDEYDFMLNGLMEHHTSIRSEIVNSLRAANLIHSRGKLSMNSLNQMSGNWHMVKAAMTGGMYPNICAVDARKSALKSAFSGNIYMHPNTVLRDFLEPLNISAQNFRTPWIVCNKQKNHIVYATLVVPLAVALFSGHPRIRLSPICDSEMSLTDRNVNVFIDEWIWMVMSKATAEMMMRTRHYFFRMYHDLLKHCSELEMWRRDSEPVSHYTLLTDSLSKIFESEDVFVGFSKPAPINFLPTPQLPSLYLLAVNAQFSWAREVEENMPPKPQHFNSHFIERQFFVLYAGGDCEEFHSKNTPAFLESVLAKFVRPIETPNRHIFVILYRKDPDVMLSISRAKTVNGVFVLKEYFRNNIPVFEILDACVSLNVKIPVFDGRLMSALIDKRVGNLIMDLFAFRHHWIHKR; via the exons GCGCTGCTGCCAGCAATTCCCGTGCACATTCCGCACCAGCGAGCACGAAGCCTTCGCCAACAGCGCCCGCTCCTTGGGGCTGCGATCGCAGGTGGTCCATGTGAATGGGAACAGCTGTGTGAAGGTGTACAAGCAGGCGTGTCGCCACTACCTGGAGGAGCCCAAGACGCTGGTGCTGTCCTCGGGTGCAACGCTGAACATGTTCACGCTGCTGGGCAGGAAGTCGTTAATGGGCAAGGAGGATCTGGAGCTGTCCGCGGACCTGGACTCGCACAAGGCCAGTGCCTCGGATTTGCCGTCACTGCATCTGCCGTTGCCCGCCATACGTCCCCCTTGCCTGCGCTTCTGGACGGAGGCGCAGCTAAAGTTCTTGGCTGCTTTTCCGGGTCACCCGCTGAACGAGGAGATCATGCAGTCATTGTACGCCAATCGGGTGATCGTCTTTAATGCCGTTCTCTCCTGGGACAAGTCCGTGTTCCTGCCCCTGATCATTCTGGATGACTGCCGAAACAAGAAGTCTAACGTCAAGATCATCTGCATCGAGAGGCAGGCCATTCTGGCCACCTACAACAGCCAGCGAATGGCCAACTTTTTTGGCGAGCAGCTGGGCGAGACGGTGGGCATCCAGTTGCCGTACTTCAGCGCCGTTAGCTCCAgcacttttattattttctcgACGGCCCAGTACTTTCTGCGCTCCCTGGCCAACCAGCAGTTCCGAAACATCAGTCACCTGGTAGTGAACGATGTGCACCTGCATGATCCCTATACCGACATTCTGCTAAGCGAGATCCGCATGGCCTTGAATAGCCATCAAAACATGAGGGTGGTGCTGTTGTCGCAAATGGAAGACCCCAAGAAGTTCATCGACTTCTTTGGCGAAGGATCGCAACTAAATATGATTACGCAGCCGGAGGTAGGACCCCGAGTCTCCTACTTAAACGACCTGCACAGCTGCATTGCCCTGGCCGGAATTCACAAGGGTCCGGACATCTACAAGGAGGTCCCGGAGGCTTTCCGCTCCAACAATCCGCGCAACGAGCAGATGGACAAGTGCCTGCAGGCCTACGGAGAGCTGGGCACGGATGCCGCCCTACGTCCCTTTCTGTACGCCGTTAACTACGAACTGGCTCCCGTGAACTACCGCCACTCGCAGAACGGCAAAACGGCGGTGCATTTCGCCTCCGAGCTGAACAAGGCCAATCATCTCCGGCTGCTACTCTTCATGGGCGCCGATCCCTACATCGTGGACCTGTACCAGCAGAACGCCATCTCGCTGGCGGCCATGAACGGCAACCACGAGTGCATCGATGTCCTGAACAGCTATAGCCTGCACGGTTATGTGGTGAAGAGCGCCAAGCCGGATTTCATGGACTACGATCTTATCATCGACATAATGTATCTACTGCGCACCAAACCGGAGTATTCGCCAG GCAACATCCTCATCATTTTGCCCACCTACTACCATATTGTCAAGCTGAACTACATGATCCTGAGCCACTGCCTCACTGGCAGCCTGCAGGAGTGCTCCATATTCCTGCTGTACGACAACATGCGGAAGGACTACGTCGAGGCGCTGGTCAATGGTCGCGATGACACCGTGAAGGTGGTGCTGACCACGGAGATAATAGAATCGCTCTGCCTGAAGGTGCCCTTCAAGTACCAAATAGACACCGCCTGCCGGGTAAACAATGTTTACGATACCACAAGCTACAGCGGCGAGGATCGGTTCGAATGGGTGGCCAAGGACTCCTTCCTGCGCAGGGAGCTAATCCTTCACCCCAATA AAGGGGATGCGCAATGCTTCCGTCTGATAAACAAGGAGGCCTATGAAGAGCTGGGCGAGACAAGTCAGCCTAGCCTGCAAACCATGCAGCTGGACAAGGTCTGCTTGGCAATAAAATTACTCTCGCCCAATATGCTTATAAGCGAGTATCTGGGTCTGACCATCTCACCTCCACCGCTGATCAACGTGCACCATGCCGTGCAGTTCCTCAAGAAAATAGACGTGCTGGATGACGCCGAGGATGTGACCTGGCTGGGCTGCCGGCTAATGGACATTCCGGTTAATTGTCAACTCGGCCGCATGCTGATCTTCGGCATCCTGCTGCGCTGCCTGGATCCAATACTGACAATAGTCAGCTCTTTGTCGACGGCGGATCCGTTGGGCATTCCGTTTACCGAGGACATCGATCACTTGTGGGACAGGTTCACCATTTACATCCAGAACAGCATCAAGAAGGAGCGGGCCTTTCTGTCCGACAATCAGTTTTCCGATCACTTCATTTTCGTGCGCTTGTACAAGGAGTGGCAAAATCGCATGCACAACAGGACTCCGCCGCTATACCTCAAGGATGAATATGATTTTATGCTGAACGGGCTGATGGAGCACCACACCTCTATTCGTTCCGAGATTGTGAACTCCTTGCGGGCAGCCAATTTGATCCACAGCCGAGGTAAACTAAGTATGAACAGTCTCAACCAGATGTCCGGCAATTGGCACATGGTTAAGGCGGCGATGACGGGCGGGATGTACCCGAACATTTGTGCCGTGGACGCTAGGAAGAGTGCCCTAAAGTCGGCTTTTTCCGGCAATATTTACATGCACCCGAACACTGTGCTCCGGGACTTCTTGGAGCCACTAAATATTTCGGCCCAAAACTTCCGCACACCGTGGATTGTGTGCAACAAGCAGAAGAACCACATCGTGTACGCCACCCTGGTCGTTCCTCTGGCTGTTGCCCTGTTCTCTG gCCATCCACGGATTCGCCTCTCCCCGATTTGCGACAGTGAAATGAGTTTGACCGATCGCAACGTTAACGTCTTTATAGACGAATGGATCTGGATGGTAATGTCCAAGGCTACTGCGGAGATGATGATGCGAACGCGTCATTACTTCTTTCGAATGTACCACGACCTGCTGAAGCACTGCAGCGAGCTGGAGATGTGGCGCCGCGACTCCGAGCCAGTTTCCCATTACACATTGCTGACTGATTCTCTATCCAAAATCTTCGAGAGCGAGGATGTTTTCGTGGGCTTCTCTAAGCCCGCGCCAATAAACTTTCTACCAACTCCTCAGCTGCCATCCTTGTACCTCCTCGCCGTGAACGCCCAATTCAGTTGGGCCCGGGAAGTGGAGGAGAACATGCCACCGAAACCACAGCATTTCAACTCGCATTTCATCGAGAGGCAGTTCTTCGTGCTCTACGCAGGAGGCGATTGCGAGGAGTTCCACAGCAAAAACACGCCTGCCTTTCTTGAAAGTGTTCTCGCTAAGTTTGTCAGACCAATCGAGACACCCAACAGACATATCTTTGTGATCCTCTACAGAAAGGATCCAGACGTGATGCTCAGCATTAGTCGAGCCAAAACTGTTAATGGTGTATTTGTGTTGAAGGAATACTTCCGAAACAATATTCCTGTGTTTGAAATTTT AGATGCTTGTGTGTCGTTGAATGTAAAGATACCAGTGTTTGATGGTCGCCTAATGTCTGCGCTAATTGACAAACGTGTCGGAAACTTAATTATGGATTTGTTTGCCTTCCGACACCACTGGATTCACAAGCGATAA
- the LOC120445215 gene encoding partner of Y14 and mago: MPKLSISIAWQLGIVFYRSSKMSTYLQSSEGKFIPATKRPDGTWRKARRVKDGYVPQEEVPLYESKGKQFVAQRQAGVPPGMCPLMAAESKKEREKQERTRAKKQEKESGRQPKAPAPGVLVMPPSTCPPPKVSQQQQQQPSGSRDINSISKVLEDTLKLDAPQEVDPAKQLKKLRKKIREIEQIESRIQAGEQKKLDKDQLDKVKKKSEILRQIKELESTSRS, encoded by the coding sequence ATGCCAAAGCTATCGATTAGTATCGCCTGGCAATTGggcattgttttttatagaagCAGCAAGATGAGCACCTATCTACAGAGCAGCGAGGGCAAGTTCATACCGGCCACCAAGCGGCCGGATGGCACCTGGCGCAAGGCGCGTCGTGTCAAGGATGGCTACGTGCCCCAGGAGGAGGTGCCGCTCTACGAGAGCAAGGGCAAGCAGTTTGTGGCGCAGCGCCAGGCCGGAGTGCCGCCTGGCATGTGTCCCCTGATGGCCGCCGAATCGAAGAAGGAGCGCGAGAAGCAGGAGCGGACCAGGGCCAAGAAGCAGGAGAAGGAATCTGGCAGGCAGCCAAAGGCGCCGGCGCCCGGCGTCCTGGTCATGCCGCCCAGCACGTGTCCGCCACCCAAAGTCagtcagcagcaacagcagcagccctCTGGCAGCCGGGACATCAACTCGATATCCAAGGTGCTGGAGGACACCCTGAAGCTGGACGCGCCCCAAGAGGTGGACCCCGCCAAGCAGTTGAAAAAGCTGCGCAAGAAAATCCGTGAAATCGAACAGATCgagagcaggatccaagccGGCGAGCAGAAAAAGCTGGACAAGGACCAGCTGGACAAGGTGAAAAAGAAGTCGGAGATTCTGCGACAAATCAAGGAATTGGAGAGCACGTCGCGCTCATAG
- the LOC120446850 gene encoding eukaryotic translation initiation factor 6: MALRVQFENNDDIGVFTKLTNTYCLVAIGGSETFYSAFEAELAETIPVVHANVGGCRIIGRLTVGNRNGLLVPNSTTDEELQHLRNSLPDAVKIQRVEERLSALGNVIACNDYVALVHPDLDKETEEIIGDVLKVEVFRQTIADNTLVGSYAVLSNQGGMVHPKTSIQDQDELSSLLQVPLVAGTVNRGSEVLAAGMVVNDWLSFVGMNTTATEISVIESVFKLNQAQPATVTTKLRAALIEDMS; encoded by the coding sequence ATGGCGCTGCGCGTGCAATTCGAGAACAACGACGACATCGGCGTCTTCACCAAACTAACCAACACATACTGCCTGGTGGCCATCGGCGGATCCGAGACCTTCTACAGCGCCTTCGAGGCGGAGCTCGCCGAGACCATCCCGGTGGTCCACGCGAATGTGGGCGGCTGCCGGATCATCGGCCGCCTCACCGTGGGCAACCGAAACGGACTGTTGGTGCCCAACTCCACCACCGACGAGGAGCTGCAGCACCTGCGCAACAGTCTGCCGGACGCCGTGAAGATCCAGCGTGTGGAGGAGCGCCTGTCCGCGCTGGGCAACGTAATCGCCTGCAATGACTATGTGGCTCTGGTCCACCCGGATTTGGACAAGGAGACCGAGGAGATCATCGGGGACGTGCTTAAGGTGGAGGTCTTCCGTCAGACCATCGCCGACAACACACTGGTCGGCTCGTACGCCGTGCTGAGCAACCAGGGCGGCATGGTGCACCCCAAGACGAGCATACAGGACCAGGACGAGCTGTCGTCCCTGCTGCAGGTTCCCCTCGTGGCCGGCACAGTGAACCGGGGCAGTGAAGTGCTCGCCGCCGGCATGGTGGTTAACGACTGGCTGTCCTTCGTGGGCATGAACACCACGGCCACAGAGATCTCGGTGATCGAGAGCGTCTTCAAGCTGAACCAGGCACAGCCCGCCACAGTGAC